The DNA region CATACAACAATGAAGCTTGCGCTACTTCTGTTAAGTTCTCCTCTGCAGAGACTCTGCATGTGAGCAAACACCCAGGTCTGAAGAAcgcctctgctctgctgggtgTATGACTTATACCCCACGCACAAGAAATGTATTTTTCCAGTGGAGTTCCTGGGCATTGGACTTGACTTGATGGCTGTTTCCATGTCTGCGGCCAGGTCTTTGCTGGCTCCTTTAGAAGTTAAAGCACTCACTCATCTTGTGATATGAAAAGTTTAACGCTACCATTGTTTGACACAGATTTAATGCACTTTTCATGGATTTTGCCAGTGACGTGGCATTTCTTTTAAAATGTTGCAGCTGatttataaaatatttgaaCTGTAATATGTCTGTCATGTTATTTGAGAagttttaatgtaaaaataaagtGTCTGCTGCAAAGTGTCATAAGCTCAGCCTTCTATTTAAAATGTTGGATGACACTGATCCATTCATCATGTGATGCCATTTGGGTTTGAACTGTCATTCACTGTCACTGTACAATACGCTGACATATTTCACAGTTCACATACATTCAAATCAACAACTCCTAGCTTAAAACTTGTATATTTAATATTGTCTCATTTTACTTCATTTAATGTGGCTTAAATCTGAGGAACCCGTATGCTGCTGTAATGTGGTTTtcccagctttttttttttgtgtgtgtgtgaaggttaaAGCAATCAACTGTTTTGCAGCCTTGGGTCTTATAGAATTGATGGTCGGATTGTTTTCCTGTGAAGCTCAGattctctgttctgtttttgttctgcagCACAGCCTAAATTAGTCTAGTCTTAAATTATGATGAACTTTGTTCATTGATTTTGGCTGACCTTGACAAACATCTTTTCAAATACCTCATCCAAATCCTCCATCTTGAAAGAGCATCTCTTCTTGATTAAAATGCTCTTAAAAAAAAGCTCAGGCCACAGTATTATATAAACCAAACAAGCTGACGTGTCCTCACCTGTCTACACAGATGTGATCAATATGGACACCCCATGAGTTCAATTAAGCAGCATTCTACTTATAACTGATTCTTCcatttaatgttaaatgatAAAGATGTTATATTTCTTCCAAACAACCAAATAAAGTCTCTTGGTCCACTGACaggtaatttattttttatatgtgAATACCCCAATCAAATCAGATATTAAAATTGGAATGTATAGTAGACTGCAGAAATATTAAGTGTTTGTTTAGTTCGTATAAATAGATCAGTGATTTGCTAATATGCCAGAGGGTTGAAGTTTAAATGTACCTTTAACCTTTAGATTTAGGTTTTTTGAGGTTGTTGCATTACATACACATCCGTCGTCTCATTCCAGCTGCTGTATGACAGACAGTAGAGCACGTTCTCTGCCAGATGTTCTACACTTAAACTGGATATTCCGCGTTTAGCAGGATGCGTTGTGCTCTTCTATTGCTGCTGCACATGCGCTgccctctgattggctgccgtGGTGGTTTGACCAACCAATGGGCGTTCGATTCTCAGTAAGCGATCAAATTCTGGTGGCTGGACGTGGTCAAACAGCCGGTTTAGGCTCGGTTCACGCGGATGCCAGCTCGtcaatttaatgtttaattgtgTCGCTGTACTACTTTTTATCTGGCACTCTACTGCATTCAGGGTCGGATGACGAAACGCGACGATAATGTGCTTTTTGCGCTCTTTAACGTTTTGTCGTTACGTCAGACCGTGACATCAAGCTAGCTTGAATCGACTACGagcatttcaaagtaaaagcatgcAAGTTGTCACAGAAACCGCTTAAGGTAAGTATCGGCTTTAAATTCAAGACGGTCCTACCTTTGGCAGTAGTAAATTAATAGCGCTGTATTTATCATTAGTCATTTATTGCCTATTAAGAAAATCCTTTTACTCTAATATGTTAgtaatctgttttatttctaaaGTCAGCCGGACATTCGATTGTTTGCGAAATAACTTGACAGACGTTGCAAAATCTCTACTCGGTTACACGGTGTTCTTTTTGCGCTGCAATTTGAGAAAGAGAACAATGAAAGTGATCACGTTTAACAACAATTGCGACACGGCGCAGCTGTTTTGCCAGAGCCTTGATATGCGCACTACAATGAACGAGAAACCGGGGAACGGCTGGTAATTGGAATAACCTGTTTCACATTTAAAGGTAGGTTTCCCCCTTACACCAATAGCGTATGTGCGGCTGCTGAAGATCCCCACTTTTAACAGTTTCTATGGGTCTGTAGCTACACACCCGCTGGTTGGTTTACATTTCAACCACTATAATTTTGTGTTTACGACCATTGAGAGGAAGTGTACGTAAAGACCGGCCTCAAAGTTAAGTTACGTaaaagggggaggaagaggagtgggggaggaagaggaggggggcagCGGGGTGCTGCTCATTTAGATGCGTGCGGGGGTTTCTGCGTTCACCGAACTACTGCTTCCGCTATGACCAGAAGATTTAAGACTTTAAATGAGTCTTAAATTGTTATAcgtttttcaaaaaaaaaaaaattaaattcacAGCGCTTTAAATTATACACCTGGTTGTATTTCATAATACTGTAGGTTGTTATTGTTAAGTCTCTTCACAATGCTGTTGTGTTCTAGTTACTAGAGGCACCCGAAATCCATTTGCAATTTAAAAAATTGCAAAAATCCACTGGTTATTTTAGCTGCATTTGGACGATCAAACACAGGACTATTTCATGTCCATTTTATTATTTGCCTCCACTCCTTGTACTTTATGATTGTTATATGAGAGACCTATTAAAATGTGCCTGTGTACATTCCATTCGGTTCTGTTTAACTAAAACCTCTGACTCATTGCCTCCAAGGCACTTTTATACTGCAGAACAGTTTTGTCGATGCCCTCCACACatgcttcgtgtgtgtgtgtgtgtgtgtgtgtgtgtgtgtgtgtgtgtgtgtgtgtgtgtgtgtgtgtgtgtgtgtgtgtgtgtgtgtcctcaacCTGGAAACCTTTCCTGTCCCTTTGCTCTCATGTGACCCATAGGAGCCTTTTCTCCCTCCGGCAGTAGACTTACCACTACTCTGTCTTCACGCTTGCTGTAATAAAGAGGTGGACTATTGCAGTGTTATGGGCTATTTCACCATAACATCATCATATCATTGTTGACTGCAAAAGTAATTACAGTTAGGAGACATTTGTCATTATGGTTACAAAATTAACATGCATTTAAGGTTAATTCTACCCTGaacctgtacagtacatgccagTGGCATGGATACAAAAGGTTCTAAAGTTTTATCAAATCCCTCATTCCTTCAGGCCTGGTATGTCAACAGTCAAGTATAACAATACCCTCAGTCTGTTGCCGGACAGACAATAAACTTAATCAACAGAAAGATGGCAGCTCCGCGCTGACCAAGATGATTCCACAGGAGAGCTGCTAGACACCAAACATGCAGTGTATTTCCCTTTAGCTCACAACCTGAACACAGAGGTGCCCAACAGGAAACGCATGTTAACTAAAGGCTTAGGGTGTCATTTTAAAAGGACAggtgttgtttgtgtctgtttaccCACTGACACCACAACCAGTTATTTGTTCTTGAAGTGACAGGCTTTGGCATCCATTTTGATTACTCTAATTAAATGAAACATCTGtgaattaaaagtaattaactGACACACCCAGAACACAAGCATTAGCCTGCACGTAGTAATGTGTTTGTCAAGGTGAACTTGATGGACTGATTTCTACTGTATGAAAGACTTCTTTATTcattacattatatttattcaatgcagtgatttttgtCTCTTTGATTAGATCAATGTGACAGTAGAGTGTGAGAAAAGAGTAAATGCCTTGTTAAAGTTCTAGCTACATTGTTTCCTGATTCtcctttcatatttttcatactTTCTGTTTTTGATGACGCGGCAGGCTCCAGTATGTCGAAGGAACAACCTTGCTCGTGTGAGCAGAGTCCCGGTGCTACATCTGTGAAAAGTGCAAAAGAGAAGGACCCGTGTGCGGCTCTCCTGGCAAAAGATGACAGCAAAGCGGATGCAGATGATTCCAGCGCACGGGGCTCAAACTGCAGCTCAGAAAAGGACTCTGGCTACTCTGGTGAGTAAATGAGCCATGCTTGTGAATAAGAATGCGAATACTCCTACGCAcccatacagtatatgagtacAAGCCAGTGCAGACAGGGATCATAAAAAGGGAGTAAAGATAATGCAGTCAGATGTTTTGTAGTGTTTTATATGAAACCAACAGTAAAGTAAATAGAAGTGTTTGACACATAGTGGTGGCATGTGCCAAGAGggtgttaaaaaaaatactgtacatgtaccgTATGTCCCAGAATTTCAGTGTCAACCCGCATCTCTCAATCCGTCCTCTCTGCAGATGGCTCAGACTGGCAGCAGACCGACGTGGAGGATCAGCGGACAAACCGGAGCCAGTCCAGAGGCGGTGAGCGTGCAGAACCTTCACAGTCCAGCCAGAACCAAAGACCCGGGCTTGGGAGTGCCGGGAATCCCAGCTTCATGTCAGCAGGCCATGAGCTCTCGCCCATCTACATTATCAAGAACATGGTAAGACATGCACAGCCAAGCTGGCGTGGAGtaggagagacaggaagtggaggcaTGGCGAGAATGAAGGTTTGATGCAAAGCCTGTGAGGCACAAAATGTCAGAGACCGACAGGGTGACGGCTGCAGCATTTGAACAATCTGACCTTTAGCTTTGTCTGGattcttttcatttctgttaGATATATCCTAGTTAAATCCAaggctgaaaaaagaaaaacatctagAGGGTAAACTGTATTAACTATAATTTGATGGCGTCTTGTCAATAATATGGATTTTCTCTTATCATACCCCTGCTTCTATTTTGGCCTCATGCTCATAGCTGCTTTCTTTTTCCTCGTGGCCCACCAGGCGGACGTGATCCAAAAAAGAGGTCAGCTGATCTGGACTAATGCGAGCAGGGACACCAGCAGTTCCAGTGCTCCCCATATGATCCTTCTGCCGCAGCCTAGCTTGTTGCCATCCACTGTTCAACTCCACAAGCCCTTGTCCTTTAATGCTGCCTCAGGGAGGAAAATAAAAGGCCCTCGCCCACCTGTTCGTAACGCCTACCCTCGCATAGCACCGCACCCCAGCAAGAAGCCACCTGAAGCCAGTCTGAGTAAGAGGGTCAGTGGCAAGCTTAGTGATCCACCCGAGCCCCGGAGTTCAGCTGATCAGCACCTCTTCAAGCAGCCTTCGGTCTCCGTCTCAGCCTCTGTGCAGCCGTGTTCCTCTTCACCCAAAGACACTCGCTCTCCCTCCAGTTCCACGACTTCCTCCTCGCGCCAAACGTCTCAGTCGGCGTCCAGCCCCCACGGGGCCTCCTCGATCCTCGCCACCAGGCGGCTTCACAAAAGCGCCACCACTAGCACCCGCCACCGCCGCTTCCTCAACACGGTGGAAATCCTCCGGCAGTCGGGTTTGTTGGACATCACGCTGCACACGAAGAAACTCCTGCGCCAGAGCAACGCCACGGAACGCGACATCGCCCAGCTGCGTCAGCACACGGGGCTGCTGTGCCAGGCTGCCGGCAGCCACAGCCCAGGTGGCATCACGCGGTGGGAGCAGCTGTATCGCACCATGGCAGAGTCCGGTAATTACCCCGATTTAGACATCAACACTCATCCAGACTCTGCCACACAACCAGAAACTATCTCCATGGCTAAAACCAACAGGTCAGGTGCTGGGAGCTCAGACGCAGCATCTGCTCACCTTTCTACCAGCATAGCACAGCCAAACCAGAACTGTCCCGTACCACAGCAACCACGCCAAAGGCAAGGCAGGGAGTTTGACGCCAGCAATAAATTCTCAGAAAAAGTCACTTTTATGCCTCCTGACAGCTCTACTGATTAGCACAGCCTGCAGTGCCTTTACAGAGACAACAATTACTCAGGGGCAGCCAGCACCGATCTTCAAGCCTGTGGTTTTAGTGGCTGAAGATCTTCATAGTTTATTCCTGGTTCCTTAAAgcctattttattattttagtttctTAGGGCTCATACACAAAATCTCTGCTAGATTATAGAAATCAAATGACTGCTTGAGATTTGAGTTACCACATCTGGTTTGACTTGTCAGAGCCGATGGATAATAAATGCACTGTGCAATTTAATCCCAAAGCACCGTCTCGCTAACATCCCTCAGCTTTCATAGAGCCACACAGGACGGGGTCTCGGATTATGAGCCACTTAAAGGATTAGGGAACAACAGTGTTTCCCTGGAGGCAAAGGAAACTGGTTTCTACACAGATGGTACCTGATGCCTCGATGGCAACTGCAGGACAAATCAGTTAGTTGGTTGTTTCTCATCAGAACAGACTCATCTTGCGGTAAATGAATGTTGAGGATGTTTCTTGTTTTTGAAGTGCTGATGAGGTGAAATCAGTGCCTTCAGAACAGTGGAACATGGTTAATATTACCAAGCAACACTCACATCACTTCCAGCACTTGTCAGTAAAGACaattctctctcctccactcaaTATCTTACAGTTTATACAGATACATCTCACATTGTTTACTTACTGGGTGTGTGACTATATCAGAGCATCTTTAATATATTCTGTTCAGTTCAACATTCATATTTTCTTACAACCAATCAATTTTCACTTGGAGAAAGAATCAAGTGTCACTCTTGCAGTTTTAATTTTCTTCTACATTTTGCACCAACTTgcttctgaaaaaaaatcattacatCATCACAACATGCATAACTGATTGTTTGTGTGGGAGAAACTGTTGAAGAATCTGTTTTTAGGCCCAAGAGCGGCTGGAAAGTGTGTAGGAGCTGATATGgatgtgatttcttttttttttttcttccatttgTGCTGGTTCATGTGAGAGACTGCACAGCACACATTAATGTAAAAGGTCTATTTTTATCATTCTAATGTATTAAAGTGAAAAATAAAGTAATATGAATAACAAACCTTATTCTATTATGACTGTATAAATCTGAGGTCTGGCAGACCCACTGAAAAGCAAGACTTTTAGGATTTGATGAATACATGAGTCTtctctaaatatatattgaaaaTAGATTTTTATAGATTTCTGGACGTGTGTTAAAGATACAAGATCATCTGCCAATTTAGTGTCATGGAGCCTTGATTTTTCACATCAGCTGCTACTGAATTGTTGCAGATCGTCCTGGTCGATGCACAGCAGCTCGGTTTTTCTCTTGTCCGGCAGTGAACAGTGAGGAACGGCTCGACACAAATGTCGGAAACGCTAAGAAGTAGATAGAAATTATCAGCAGATATTATAACTTCCTACAGACCAGacacagtggaaaaaaaacaagttatttTGTGACTGCATCATGTTCTTGAAGCATAGTTAATGACAGCGCTCACACAGCTAACCTGACTCAGGGTCCCACTTCCAGCTCCCAGCTTATATAGTGCTGATCCAGGCACGAGCAGGATGGAGGACAAAGCCAGCACCCAGCCCAACCCATAGGCCCAGTCTGGATACACGTACCACCGATTAAACGTCAGAGGTCGGTATTTAACTAAGGAGCAGATAAAGGTGCT from Betta splendens chromosome 13, fBetSpl5.4, whole genome shotgun sequence includes:
- the si:ch211-132b12.7 gene encoding CLOCK-interacting pacemaker; translation: MSKEQPCSCEQSPGATSVKSAKEKDPCAALLAKDDSKADADDSSARGSNCSSEKDSGYSDGSDWQQTDVEDQRTNRSQSRGGERAEPSQSSQNQRPGLGSAGNPSFMSAGHELSPIYIIKNMADVIQKRGQLIWTNASRDTSSSSAPHMILLPQPSLLPSTVQLHKPLSFNAASGRKIKGPRPPVRNAYPRIAPHPSKKPPEASLSKRVSGKLSDPPEPRSSADQHLFKQPSVSVSASVQPCSSSPKDTRSPSSSTTSSSRQTSQSASSPHGASSILATRRLHKSATTSTRHRRFLNTVEILRQSGLLDITLHTKKLLRQSNATERDIAQLRQHTGLLCQAAGSHSPGGITRWEQLYRTMAESGNYPDLDINTHPDSATQPETISMAKTNRSGAGSSDAASAHLSTSIAQPNQNCPVPQQPRQRQGREFDASNKFSEKVTFMPPDSSTD